One region of Streptomyces rishiriensis genomic DNA includes:
- a CDS encoding NCS1 family nucleobase:cation symporter-1, whose product MTDTAPTAIPPTSQVTLADGRVEIAPGSPQPSGPYANEDLLPVPVEKRTWTTYNFSALWVGMAHNTASWTLASGLIAVGMDWKQAVLTIALANVIVLVPMLLTGHAGPKYGIPFPVFARASFGVRGANLPAVVRALVACGWFGIQTWIGGEAIYFLAGKLIGNGWSDAGEIGGYAWTMWLSFAIFWAIQVAIIYRGMETIRRFENWAAPFVLVGALVMLMWMSNKAGGFGPLLDQPSKLGWGGDFWKLFWPSLMGMIGFWSTLSLNIPDFTRYGKSQKAQTWGQALGLPTTMTLFALLSVMVTSGSQAVYGETIWDPVQLAAKTDNVFGLLFALVTVLVATLSVNVAANLVSPAFDFSNIAPRKISFRTGALATCVLGVLIFPWKLYSDPQGYIFTWLGLVGGLLGTVAGILIADYWVLRRGKLDLTDLYRTGGRYWYDGGWNWRAVVAFVTGGVLAVGGASFKPLIDGRPIPALESLADYGWAVGLGTSMALYLALMLLLPPARQEQDAV is encoded by the coding sequence ATGACCGACACCGCTCCCACGGCCATACCGCCGACCTCTCAAGTCACCCTCGCCGACGGCCGGGTGGAGATCGCTCCTGGTTCGCCGCAGCCCAGCGGCCCCTACGCCAACGAGGACCTGCTTCCGGTCCCCGTGGAGAAGCGCACCTGGACCACGTACAACTTCTCCGCGCTGTGGGTCGGCATGGCCCACAACACGGCGTCGTGGACGCTCGCCTCCGGTCTGATCGCCGTCGGCATGGACTGGAAGCAGGCGGTGCTCACCATCGCCCTGGCCAACGTCATCGTGCTGGTCCCCATGCTGCTCACCGGGCACGCGGGCCCGAAGTACGGTATCCCCTTCCCGGTGTTCGCCCGCGCCTCCTTCGGTGTCCGCGGCGCCAACCTGCCGGCGGTCGTACGGGCGTTGGTGGCGTGCGGCTGGTTCGGCATCCAGACCTGGATCGGCGGCGAGGCGATCTACTTCCTCGCCGGGAAACTGATCGGAAACGGCTGGAGCGACGCCGGTGAGATCGGCGGCTACGCCTGGACGATGTGGCTGTCGTTCGCGATCTTCTGGGCGATCCAGGTCGCGATCATCTACCGGGGCATGGAGACGATCCGGCGCTTCGAGAACTGGGCGGCGCCCTTCGTCCTCGTCGGCGCGCTGGTGATGCTCATGTGGATGAGCAACAAGGCAGGCGGTTTCGGCCCGTTGCTCGACCAGCCGTCCAAGCTGGGCTGGGGCGGCGACTTCTGGAAGCTGTTCTGGCCGTCTCTGATGGGCATGATCGGTTTCTGGTCGACGCTGTCGCTGAACATCCCGGACTTCACGCGGTACGGAAAGTCGCAGAAAGCGCAGACCTGGGGTCAGGCGCTCGGCCTGCCCACCACCATGACGCTGTTCGCGCTGCTGTCGGTGATGGTCACCTCCGGTTCACAGGCGGTGTACGGCGAGACGATCTGGGATCCGGTACAGCTCGCCGCCAAGACGGACAACGTCTTCGGTCTGCTGTTCGCGCTGGTGACCGTGCTGGTGGCGACCCTGTCCGTGAACGTCGCGGCCAACCTGGTCTCGCCGGCCTTCGACTTCTCCAACATCGCGCCCAGGAAAATCAGTTTCCGTACCGGCGCCCTCGCCACCTGTGTCCTCGGGGTGCTGATCTTCCCGTGGAAGCTGTACTCCGACCCGCAGGGCTACATCTTCACCTGGCTCGGTCTGGTCGGCGGTCTGCTGGGCACGGTCGCCGGCATCCTCATCGCCGACTACTGGGTCCTGCGCCGCGGCAAGCTCGACCTGACCGATCTGTACCGCACGGGCGGCCGTTACTGGTACGACGGCGGCTGGAACTGGCGGGCCGTGGTGGCCTTCGTGACCGGCGGAGTGCTGGCCGTCGGCGGCGCCAGCTTCAAGCCGCTGATCGACGGCCGGCCGATCCCGGCGCTGGAATCCCTCGCCGACTACGGCTGGGCGGTCGGCCTGGGCACCTCGATGGCGCTGTACCTGGCCTTGATGCTGCTGCTGCCGCCCGCACGGCAGGAACAGGACGCCGTCTGA
- a CDS encoding gamma-glutamyltransferase family protein, producing the protein MFTTRPTLQGTFGMVSSTHWLASQSAMAVLEGGGNAYDAAVAGAFVLHVVEPHLNGPAGEVPILLAPAGGEVRVLCGQGVAPAGATVAHYRALGLDLVPGTGPLAAAVPGAFDAWMLLLRDHGTKSLDEVLQYAIGYAEHGHAPVENVGATVETVRELFETEWTSSAEVYLPGGKPPRPGELMRNPALAATWKRLLAETAGAGGREARIEAAREVWRTGFVAEALVRQAARPTLDTSGERRTGTLTASDLAAWSASYEAPAVYDRNGWTVCKAGPWSQGPVLLQQLALLPPELPAYGSADYVHLLIEGCKLAMADREAWYGDAAEVPLGELLAVGYNADRRRLIGDKASYELRPGSPGGRTPRLSTHAYVVATDDPAFNPLGAGEPTVAKNATSPVPGEPEVDGRGVTRGDTCHLDVVDRWGNMVAATPSGGWLQSNPVVPELGFPLGTRLQMTWLEEGLPNSLTPGRRPRTTLTPSIALRDGVPVLAFGTPGGDQQDQWQLHFLLAVVERARVRGGFDLQGAIDAPNWHNDAFPGSFYPRGMRLGSVTVESRMDAGVVEELRRRGHDVTLGDPWSEGRLCAVARDPETGILLAAANPRGMQGYAVGR; encoded by the coding sequence GTGTTCACCACCCGCCCCACCCTCCAGGGCACCTTCGGCATGGTGTCCTCCACCCACTGGCTCGCGTCGCAGTCGGCGATGGCCGTCCTGGAGGGCGGCGGCAACGCCTACGACGCGGCCGTGGCGGGCGCCTTCGTGCTGCACGTCGTCGAACCGCATCTCAACGGCCCCGCAGGCGAGGTGCCCATCCTGCTCGCCCCGGCCGGCGGCGAGGTGCGCGTGCTGTGCGGGCAGGGAGTGGCGCCGGCGGGCGCGACGGTCGCCCACTACCGGGCACTCGGCCTCGACCTCGTACCCGGCACCGGACCGCTGGCCGCGGCCGTGCCCGGCGCGTTCGACGCCTGGATGCTGCTCCTGCGCGACCACGGCACCAAGTCCCTCGACGAGGTGCTGCAGTACGCCATCGGGTACGCCGAACACGGGCACGCGCCCGTGGAGAACGTCGGGGCGACCGTCGAGACGGTACGGGAGCTGTTCGAGACCGAGTGGACCTCCTCGGCGGAGGTGTACCTGCCGGGCGGGAAGCCGCCGCGCCCCGGCGAGCTGATGCGCAATCCCGCCCTCGCCGCCACCTGGAAGCGGCTGCTCGCCGAGACCGCCGGGGCGGGCGGCCGCGAGGCGCGGATCGAGGCCGCGCGAGAGGTGTGGCGGACCGGGTTCGTCGCCGAGGCCCTGGTCAGGCAGGCCGCCCGGCCCACCCTGGACACCAGCGGGGAGCGCCGCACCGGCACGCTCACGGCCTCCGATCTCGCCGCCTGGTCCGCCTCCTACGAGGCCCCGGCGGTCTACGACCGGAACGGCTGGACGGTGTGCAAGGCCGGGCCCTGGAGCCAGGGCCCGGTCCTGCTGCAGCAGCTCGCCCTGCTGCCGCCCGAGCTGCCCGCGTACGGCTCCGCCGACTACGTCCATCTCCTGATCGAGGGCTGCAAGCTCGCCATGGCCGACCGTGAGGCCTGGTACGGCGACGCGGCCGAGGTCCCGCTGGGCGAGCTGCTCGCCGTCGGCTACAACGCGGACCGGCGGCGGCTGATCGGCGACAAGGCGTCGTACGAGCTGCGGCCCGGCAGCCCCGGCGGACGTACTCCGCGGCTGAGCACGCACGCGTACGTGGTCGCCACCGACGACCCCGCCTTCAACCCCCTGGGGGCCGGCGAGCCGACGGTCGCCAAGAACGCCACGTCCCCCGTGCCGGGCGAACCGGAGGTCGATGGCCGGGGGGTCACCCGGGGGGACACCTGCCACCTCGACGTCGTCGACCGCTGGGGCAACATGGTCGCCGCCACGCCCAGCGGCGGCTGGCTGCAGTCCAACCCGGTCGTGCCCGAACTGGGCTTCCCGCTCGGCACCCGGCTCCAGATGACCTGGCTGGAGGAGGGTCTGCCCAACTCGCTGACGCCCGGCCGCCGCCCCCGCACCACCCTCACCCCCTCGATCGCGCTGCGCGACGGGGTGCCGGTGCTGGCGTTCGGCACCCCCGGCGGAGACCAGCAGGACCAGTGGCAGCTGCACTTCCTGCTGGCCGTCGTGGAGCGCGCGCGGGTGCGCGGCGGCTTCGACCTCCAGGGTGCGATCGACGCCCCGAACTGGCACAACGACGCCTTCCCCGGTTCCTTCTACCCGCGCGGAATGCGGCTGGGCAGCGTCACCGTGGAGTCCCGGATGGATGCCGGGGTGGTGGAGGAACTGCGGCGACGCGGTCACGACGTGACCCTCGGCGACCCGTGGTCCGAGGGCCGGCTGTGCGCGGTCGCCCGCGACCCGGAGACCGGAATCCTGCTCGCCGCCGCGAACCCGCGCGGGATGCAGGGGTACGCGGTCGGCCGCTGA
- a CDS encoding inositol monophosphatase family protein yields MIVDTETIDEFLARHSADVEEAVREAAAAEIMPRFRQLGAHEVDQKSGPHDLVTDADRNAELYLTRALGALLPGSVVVGEEAVHANPATYEAIQGDAPVWIVDPVDGTRQFVHGDDGFCTLVALVRHGVLLASWTYAPARDQLATAVRGGGAFLDGERLFAGPPEPGRDLRVATSHPDYTTDEQKRALLGLWTDGVAPRACGSAGLEYLAVARGESDATAFSWEAAWDHAAGLLLVEEAGGAHLTLDGGPFRVTGGNTLPFTAARDAATARRVLALLSGAGPDTR; encoded by the coding sequence ATGATCGTAGACACGGAAACCATCGACGAGTTTCTCGCCCGCCACTCGGCCGACGTGGAGGAGGCGGTCCGCGAGGCCGCCGCGGCCGAGATCATGCCCCGCTTCCGGCAGCTCGGCGCGCACGAGGTCGACCAGAAGAGCGGACCGCACGACCTGGTGACGGACGCCGACCGCAATGCGGAGCTGTATCTCACACGCGCCCTCGGCGCCCTCCTGCCAGGCTCCGTCGTCGTCGGCGAGGAGGCCGTGCACGCCAACCCGGCCACCTACGAGGCGATACAGGGCGACGCGCCGGTCTGGATCGTCGACCCCGTCGACGGCACGCGGCAGTTCGTGCACGGCGACGACGGCTTCTGCACCCTGGTCGCGCTCGTCCGGCACGGCGTCCTGCTCGCCTCCTGGACCTACGCTCCGGCCCGCGACCAGCTGGCCACGGCCGTCCGTGGCGGCGGAGCCTTCCTGGACGGCGAGCGGCTCTTCGCCGGCCCGCCCGAGCCGGGCCGGGACCTCAGGGTGGCCACCTCCCACCCCGACTACACGACCGACGAGCAGAAGCGTGCCCTGCTGGGGCTGTGGACGGACGGGGTCGCACCGCGCGCGTGCGGATCGGCAGGGCTCGAGTATCTCGCCGTGGCGCGGGGCGAGTCGGACGCCACGGCGTTCTCCTGGGAGGCGGCCTGGGACCACGCGGCCGGGCTGCTGCTGGTCGAGGAGGCGGGCGGCGCCCATCTCACCCTCGACGGCGGGCCGTTCCGTGTCACGGGCGGCAACACCCTGCCCTTCACCGCGGCCCGGGACGCGGCGACGGCCCGGCGCGTGCTCGCACTGCTGTCGGGCGCCGGACCGGACACGAGGTGA
- a CDS encoding phytoene desaturase family protein, whose translation MLDAVVVGAGPNGLTAAVELARRGFSVAIFEARDTVGGGARTEELTLPGFHHDPCAAAHPLGVNSPAFRALPLERYGLEWLHAELPMAHPFPDGSAAVLSRSVAETAASFGPRDAGTYRRLVEPFLPKWDTLARDFMSLPLTALPRDPVTLARFGLVGLPPSSWLTRRFHDERARTLFAGLVGHVMAPLSGFATGAIGLVFALAAHARGWPVARGGSQSISDALAAYLEDLGGGIHTDYEVKRLDDLPPARAYVFDTSPAALGRIAGFGNYYEGYRYGPGVFKIDYALDGPVPWTAQEARAAGTVQIGADSAEIGAALRAVSREGRAPDRPFMITVQPGVVDPTRAPAGRHVFWAYGHVPNGWTGDLTDAMERQLERFAPGFRDRVLARASAGPAELAARNANYVGGDIATGAVSGLQTLLRPKLTPFPYATPHPAVFICSSATPPGPGVHGMSGHNAAKAVWRRLRQQS comes from the coding sequence ATGCTCGATGCGGTCGTGGTGGGAGCGGGGCCCAACGGGCTGACCGCGGCGGTGGAGCTGGCCAGGCGTGGCTTCTCCGTGGCGATCTTCGAGGCGCGGGACACCGTGGGCGGGGGAGCCCGCACCGAGGAACTCACCCTGCCGGGCTTTCATCATGACCCGTGCGCCGCCGCGCACCCCCTCGGCGTCAACTCACCCGCGTTCCGCGCACTGCCCCTGGAGCGCTACGGCCTGGAGTGGCTGCACGCCGAGCTGCCCATGGCCCACCCCTTCCCCGACGGCAGTGCCGCGGTGCTGTCGCGGTCGGTCGCCGAGACGGCCGCCTCCTTCGGACCGCGCGACGCGGGCACCTACCGCCGGCTGGTCGAGCCCTTCCTGCCCAAGTGGGACACCCTGGCCCGCGACTTCATGTCGCTGCCGCTGACCGCGCTCCCGCGCGACCCGGTCACCCTGGCCCGATTCGGCCTGGTCGGCCTGCCCCCGTCCAGCTGGCTCACCCGCCGCTTCCACGACGAGCGGGCCAGGACCCTCTTCGCCGGGCTCGTCGGGCATGTCATGGCCCCGCTGAGCGGCTTCGCCACCGGCGCCATCGGCCTGGTCTTCGCCCTCGCCGCGCACGCCCGCGGCTGGCCGGTGGCCCGCGGCGGTTCCCAGTCCATCTCGGACGCCCTCGCCGCCTACCTCGAGGACCTCGGCGGCGGCATCCACACCGACTACGAGGTCAAGCGCCTCGACGACCTGCCCCCGGCCCGCGCCTACGTCTTCGACACGTCGCCCGCCGCGCTCGGCCGTATCGCCGGCTTCGGCAACTACTACGAGGGATACCGGTACGGACCCGGCGTCTTCAAGATCGACTACGCGCTCGACGGTCCCGTCCCGTGGACCGCGCAGGAGGCCCGCGCCGCGGGCACCGTGCAGATCGGCGCGGACAGCGCGGAGATCGGCGCCGCCCTCAGAGCGGTCTCCCGTGAGGGCCGGGCACCCGACCGGCCCTTCATGATCACGGTGCAGCCCGGTGTCGTCGACCCCACCCGTGCCCCGGCCGGCCGGCACGTCTTCTGGGCGTACGGCCATGTGCCCAACGGCTGGACCGGCGACCTCACCGACGCCATGGAACGCCAACTGGAGCGCTTCGCCCCGGGGTTCCGCGACCGGGTCCTCGCGCGTGCGAGCGCCGGCCCCGCCGAACTCGCCGCCCGGAACGCCAACTACGTGGGCGGGGACATCGCAACCGGCGCGGTCTCCGGGCTCCAGACCCTGCTGCGGCCCAAGCTGACGCCGTTCCCGTACGCCACTCCGCACCCGGCCGTCTTCATCTGCTCGTCGGCCACTCCGCCCGGCCCGGGCGTGCACGGGATGTCCGGCCACAACGCGGCGAAGGCCGTGTGGCGGAGGCTGCGGCAGCAGAGCTGA
- a CDS encoding O-acetyl-ADP-ribose deacetylase, which yields MTTITLVQGDITRQSVDAIVNAANSSLLGGGGVDGAIHRRGGPEILADCRRLRASHYGRGLATGRAVATTAGDLDARWVIHTVGPVYSATEDRSELLASCYRESLRVADELGARTVAFPAVSAGIYGWPMDDAARIAVETVRAVPTSAQEVRFVLFDERAHEAFARQVG from the coding sequence ATGACCACGATCACTCTCGTCCAGGGCGACATCACCCGGCAGTCCGTGGACGCCATCGTCAACGCGGCCAACTCCTCACTGCTCGGCGGCGGTGGCGTCGACGGCGCCATCCACCGCCGGGGTGGCCCCGAGATCCTCGCCGACTGCCGTCGACTGCGCGCCTCGCACTACGGCAGGGGCCTGGCCACCGGCCGGGCGGTCGCCACGACCGCGGGTGATCTGGACGCGCGCTGGGTGATCCACACCGTGGGCCCGGTGTACAGCGCGACCGAGGACCGGTCGGAGCTGCTGGCCTCGTGTTACCGGGAGTCGCTACGGGTCGCGGACGAGCTCGGCGCCCGGACCGTCGCCTTCCCGGCCGTCTCGGCGGGCATCTACGGCTGGCCGATGGACGACGCCGCCCGGATCGCCGTGGAGACGGTCCGGGCCGTGCCGACGTCCGCCCAGGAGGTCAGGTTCGTCCTCTTCGACGAGCGCGCCCACGAGGCCTTCGCCCGGCAGGTCGGGTGA
- a CDS encoding pectate lyase family protein: MRKPVALRLSAALGTLALAAATGVVLSMPTASAAAAGATGFATQNGGTTGGAGGTTVKATTGTQIHQALCSRAATSTPITIQVEGTITVGNTAKVSGTGCNTAAGVIELKGISNVTLVGVGGGAVFDQIGIHIRQSSNIIVQNVTVQNVKKSGSPTSNGGDAIGMESDVHNVWVDHATLIASGGESEGFDGLFDMKDSTQYVTLSYSILRNSGRGGLVGSSDSDLANGPVTFHHNRYENIDSRTPLLRGATAHIYNNYYVSLNESGINPRAGGKAKVDNNYFKDSKDVLGTFYTDLPGYWQVSGNIFDNVTWSAPGEDNNPAGPNPTSNTTVGIPYSYSLDAASCVPSIVTATAGANNGLKVSDGNCAATTPTATATSTPTQTATATATPTASATSTPSGTNLSIGADSDGSSKASGTSYGNVRDGDTSTYWSPSGSTGSISIKWGSATAISKINIREASGATGNIGSWRVLNGDTGALLTSGSGAGAISFASTSLKKVTFEITGSSATPRVAEFETYA, translated from the coding sequence ATGAGAAAGCCAGTCGCTCTGCGACTCTCCGCGGCACTCGGCACGCTGGCCCTGGCGGCGGCGACAGGCGTGGTCCTGTCCATGCCCACCGCGTCGGCGGCCGCCGCCGGCGCGACCGGGTTCGCCACTCAGAACGGCGGCACCACCGGCGGCGCCGGCGGGACCACGGTCAAGGCCACGACCGGTACCCAGATCCACCAGGCCCTGTGCAGCCGGGCCGCCACCAGCACCCCGATCACCATCCAGGTCGAGGGAACGATCACCGTCGGCAACACCGCGAAGGTGTCGGGCACCGGCTGCAACACCGCCGCCGGCGTGATCGAACTGAAGGGCATCAGCAACGTCACCCTCGTCGGCGTCGGCGGCGGAGCCGTGTTCGACCAGATCGGCATCCACATCCGTCAGTCGAGCAACATCATCGTCCAGAACGTGACCGTCCAGAACGTGAAGAAGTCGGGCTCGCCCACCTCCAACGGCGGTGACGCCATCGGCATGGAGTCCGACGTGCACAACGTCTGGGTCGACCACGCCACACTGATCGCCTCGGGCGGCGAGTCGGAGGGCTTCGACGGCCTGTTCGACATGAAGGACAGCACCCAGTACGTGACCCTGTCGTACAGCATCCTGCGCAACTCCGGCCGCGGCGGTCTCGTCGGCTCCAGCGACAGCGACCTCGCCAACGGGCCGGTCACCTTCCACCACAACCGGTACGAGAACATCGACTCCCGGACGCCCCTGCTGCGCGGCGCCACCGCCCACATCTACAACAACTACTACGTCAGCCTGAACGAATCGGGCATCAACCCGCGGGCCGGCGGCAAGGCCAAGGTCGACAACAACTACTTCAAGGACTCCAAGGACGTCCTCGGCACCTTCTACACCGACCTGCCGGGATACTGGCAGGTCAGCGGGAACATCTTCGACAACGTGACCTGGTCGGCGCCGGGCGAGGACAACAACCCCGCCGGGCCGAACCCGACGTCGAACACGACCGTCGGCATTCCCTACTCCTACAGTCTCGACGCCGCGTCCTGCGTGCCGTCGATCGTGACCGCGACGGCGGGCGCCAACAACGGCCTGAAGGTGTCGGACGGCAACTGCGCGGCGACCACACCCACCGCGACCGCCACGTCGACTCCGACACAGACCGCCACCGCCACCGCGACGCCGACGGCCAGCGCGACCTCGACGCCTTCCGGGACCAACCTGAGCATCGGCGCCGACTCCGACGGTTCCAGCAAGGCCTCCGGCACGAGCTACGGCAACGTCCGCGACGGCGACACGAGCACCTACTGGTCGCCGAGCGGCTCGACCGGCTCCATCTCGATCAAGTGGGGCTCGGCGACCGCCATTTCCAAGATCAACATCCGGGAGGCCTCCGGTGCCACCGGCAACATCGGTTCCTGGCGGGTGCTCAACGGCGACACCGGGGCGCTGCTGACCTCGGGCAGCGGAGCGGGCGCCATCTCCTTCGCGTCCACCTCGCTGAAGAAGGTCACTTTCGAGATCACGGGCTCGAGTGCCACCCCGAGGGTGGCGGAGTTCGAGACCTACGCCTGA